One Denticeps clupeoides chromosome 3, fDenClu1.1, whole genome shotgun sequence DNA window includes the following coding sequences:
- the fnbp1b gene encoding formin-binding protein 1 isoform X13 — MCLIRTLAHTHTHTHTQRRFCVCDRAADGKQRGDMVVERMGACGSQNKDQFDNLEKHTQWGIDFVEKYSKFVKERSEIEVNYARQIRNLSRKFQPKKSSKEEEENKYSSCRAFLLTLNELNDYAGQHEVVAENLTAQIIAELTKYTQELKSERKSHFQDGRKAQQHIENSWKQLESCKRRFERDCKEAERAQQYFEKLDADINVTKLDVEKARQQAQMRQQMASESKEEYSNYLQKFNQEQNQHYYTTIPNIFQRIQDMEEKRIERLAECMRRFADEDRKILPIVGHCLDGMTKAAESIEAKADSKQVVEQFKSGFEPPSDVEFEDYGQTMKRTVSETSLSNSRGESKPEKPGRSKGKLWPFIKKNKLMTLLTSPPPAPPPPAPSSSSCSHTPSPSAVPNDPQSPRQSKEPLTHRLNDLMSSKSKMHCFRSLKRGGSGPEDFSHLPPEQRRKKLQAKIDELNKEIHKEMDQRDALTKMKDVYIKNPQMGDPASLDPRLGEIAQNIDRLQTEAQKFEGWLAEVEGRMPIKNDTLKRQSVTYDTQNSNSTVTNNCTPQDRESSPDGSYTEEPSSEPTVKEEDPEFNDDEFDEGLPTIGTCKALYPFEGTNEGTISLVEGELLFVIEEDKGDGWTRVRRNEEEEGYVPTTYVEVVLDNVKESCVSSSRW; from the exons ATGTGTTTAATCCGGacccttgcacacacacacacacacacacacacacagcgacgaTTCTGTGTGTGCGACAGAGCTGCGGACGGGAAGCAACGCGGAGACATGGTGGTGGAGAGAATGGGGGCCTGTGGGAGCCAGAATAAG GATCAGTTTGATAACTTGGAGAAGCACACTCAGTGGGGGATTGACTTTGTGGAGAAGTACTCCAAATTCGTCAAGGAACGTTCAGAGATTGAAGTGAATTATGCACGGCAGATTAG gaatctTTCAAGAAAGTTTCAGCCCAAGAAGAGCTccaaagaggaggaagagaacaA GTACTCGTCGTGTCGTGCGTTCCTGTTAACACTCAACGAACTGAATGACTATGCCGGCCAGCATGAGGTCGTTGCCGAAAACCTGACTGCACAGATCATCGCCGAGCTCACCAAATACACCCAGGAGCTGAAATCAGAGAGGAAGTCG CATTTCCAAGATGGCAGGAAGGCACAGCAACACATCGAGAACAGCTGGAAACAGCTGGAGTCG TGCAAGCGACGGTTTGAGCGGGACTGCAAGGAGGCTGAACGGGCCCAGCAGTACTTTGAGAAGCTAGACGCTGACATCAATGTTACAAAACTTGACGTGGAAAAG GCACGTCAGCAGGCACAGATGAGGCAGCAGATGGCATCTGAGAGTAAAGAGGAATATTCCAACTACCTGCAGAAGTTCAACCAGGAGCAGAACCAGCATTACTACACCACTATACCCAATATCTTCCAG AGGATTCAAGACATGGAGGAGAAGAGGATTGAGCGGTTGGCTGAGTGCATGCGCAGGTTTGCAGATGAGGACCGCAAGATCCTGCCCATTGTGGGCCACTGCCTGGATGGGATGACCAAAGCGGCAGAGTCCATTGAGGCCAAGGCC GACTCGAAGCAGGTTGTGGAGCAGTTCAAGTCCGGCTTTGAGCCGCCCAGCGACGTGGAGTTTGAAGATTACGGCCAGACGATGAAGAGGACGGTCTCAGAGACCAGCCTGTCCAACTCCCGTGGCGAGAGCAAACCAGAGAAACCGGGCAGGAGCAAAGGCAAACTTTGGCCTTTCATCAAAAAGAACAAG CTCATGACCCTGTTAACGTCCCCGCCCccagccccccctccccccgccccctcctcctcctcctgctcgcACACCCCCTCACCTTCTGCTGTTCCCAACGACCCCCAGTCGCCACGGCAATCCAAGGAGCCCCTCACGCACCGCCTCAACGACCTCATGAGCTCCAAATCCAAAATGCACTGCTTCAGGAGCCTCAAGCGCGGG GGTTCTGGACCTGAGGACTTTAGTCATCTGCCCCCAGAACAGAGAAGAAAGAAGCTACAGGCCAAGATAGATGAACTCAACAAAGAAATTCACAAAGAGATGGACCAGAG GGATGCTTTGACTAAGATGAAGGACGTATACATTAAGAATCCTCAGATGGGAGACCCCGCCAGCCTGGACCCCCGTTTGGGAGAGATTGCACAGAATATTGACAGACTGCAGACAGAGGCACAGAAGTTTGAA GGCTGGTTGGCTGAGGTTGAAGGCAGGATGCCAATCAAAAATGACACCCTGAAGAGGCAAAGTGTGACATACGACACACAGAACTCCAATAGCACAGTAACCAACAACTGCACCCCCCAGGACAGAGAGAG cagtCCTGATGGAAGCTACACAGAAGAGCCCAGTTCAGAGCCAACAGTGAAAGAGGAGGACCCTGAATTTAACGATGATGAGTTTGATGAAGGCTTGCCCACCATCGGCACCTGCAAAGCACTCTACCCCTTTGAAG GCACCAATGAAGGCACTATTTCTTTGGTAGAGGGGGAGTTGTTGTTTGTGATAGAAGAGGACAAGGGAGACGGCTGGACGCGAGTTCGACGaaacgaggaggaggagggataTGTACCGACCACGTATGTGGAAGTAGTCCTGGACAACGTTAAAG AGTCATGTGTGAGCAGTAGTCGATGGTGA
- the fnbp1b gene encoding formin-binding protein 1 homolog isoform X19, whose protein sequence is MCLIRTLAHTHTHTHTQRRFCVCDRAADGKQRGDMVVERMGACGSQNKDQFDNLEKHTQWGIDFVEKYSKFVKERSEIEVNYARQIRNLSRKFQPKKSSKEEEENKYSSCRAFLLTLNELNDYAGQHEVVAENLTAQIIAELTKYTQELKSERKSHFQDGRKAQQHIENSWKQLESCKRRFERDCKEAERAQQYFEKLDADINVTKLDVEKARQQAQMRQQMASESKEEYSNYLQKFNQEQNQHYYTTIPNIFQRIQDMEEKRIERLAECMRRFADEDRKILPIVGHCLDGMTKAAESIEAKADSKQVVEQFKSGFEPPSDVEFEDYGQTMKRTVSETSLSNSRGESKPEKPGRSKGKLWPFIKKNKLSLKLGSGPEDFSHLPPEQRRKKLQAKIDELNKEIHKEMDQRDALTKMKDVYIKNPQMGDPASLDPRLGEIAQNIDRLQTEAQKFEGWLAEVEGRMPIKNDTLKRQSVTYDTQNSNSTVTNNCTPQDRESSPDGSYTEEPSSEPTVKEEDPEFNDDEFDEGLPTIGTCKALYPFEGTNEGTISLVEGELLFVIEEDKGDGWTRVRRNEEEEGYVPTTYVEVVLDNVKESCVSSSRW, encoded by the exons ATGTGTTTAATCCGGacccttgcacacacacacacacacacacacacacagcgacgaTTCTGTGTGTGCGACAGAGCTGCGGACGGGAAGCAACGCGGAGACATGGTGGTGGAGAGAATGGGGGCCTGTGGGAGCCAGAATAAG GATCAGTTTGATAACTTGGAGAAGCACACTCAGTGGGGGATTGACTTTGTGGAGAAGTACTCCAAATTCGTCAAGGAACGTTCAGAGATTGAAGTGAATTATGCACGGCAGATTAG gaatctTTCAAGAAAGTTTCAGCCCAAGAAGAGCTccaaagaggaggaagagaacaA GTACTCGTCGTGTCGTGCGTTCCTGTTAACACTCAACGAACTGAATGACTATGCCGGCCAGCATGAGGTCGTTGCCGAAAACCTGACTGCACAGATCATCGCCGAGCTCACCAAATACACCCAGGAGCTGAAATCAGAGAGGAAGTCG CATTTCCAAGATGGCAGGAAGGCACAGCAACACATCGAGAACAGCTGGAAACAGCTGGAGTCG TGCAAGCGACGGTTTGAGCGGGACTGCAAGGAGGCTGAACGGGCCCAGCAGTACTTTGAGAAGCTAGACGCTGACATCAATGTTACAAAACTTGACGTGGAAAAG GCACGTCAGCAGGCACAGATGAGGCAGCAGATGGCATCTGAGAGTAAAGAGGAATATTCCAACTACCTGCAGAAGTTCAACCAGGAGCAGAACCAGCATTACTACACCACTATACCCAATATCTTCCAG AGGATTCAAGACATGGAGGAGAAGAGGATTGAGCGGTTGGCTGAGTGCATGCGCAGGTTTGCAGATGAGGACCGCAAGATCCTGCCCATTGTGGGCCACTGCCTGGATGGGATGACCAAAGCGGCAGAGTCCATTGAGGCCAAGGCC GACTCGAAGCAGGTTGTGGAGCAGTTCAAGTCCGGCTTTGAGCCGCCCAGCGACGTGGAGTTTGAAGATTACGGCCAGACGATGAAGAGGACGGTCTCAGAGACCAGCCTGTCCAACTCCCGTGGCGAGAGCAAACCAGAGAAACCGGGCAGGAGCAAAGGCAAACTTTGGCCTTTCATCAAAAAGAACAAG CTTTCTCTCAAGCTG GGTTCTGGACCTGAGGACTTTAGTCATCTGCCCCCAGAACAGAGAAGAAAGAAGCTACAGGCCAAGATAGATGAACTCAACAAAGAAATTCACAAAGAGATGGACCAGAG GGATGCTTTGACTAAGATGAAGGACGTATACATTAAGAATCCTCAGATGGGAGACCCCGCCAGCCTGGACCCCCGTTTGGGAGAGATTGCACAGAATATTGACAGACTGCAGACAGAGGCACAGAAGTTTGAA GGCTGGTTGGCTGAGGTTGAAGGCAGGATGCCAATCAAAAATGACACCCTGAAGAGGCAAAGTGTGACATACGACACACAGAACTCCAATAGCACAGTAACCAACAACTGCACCCCCCAGGACAGAGAGAG cagtCCTGATGGAAGCTACACAGAAGAGCCCAGTTCAGAGCCAACAGTGAAAGAGGAGGACCCTGAATTTAACGATGATGAGTTTGATGAAGGCTTGCCCACCATCGGCACCTGCAAAGCACTCTACCCCTTTGAAG GCACCAATGAAGGCACTATTTCTTTGGTAGAGGGGGAGTTGTTGTTTGTGATAGAAGAGGACAAGGGAGACGGCTGGACGCGAGTTCGACGaaacgaggaggaggagggataTGTACCGACCACGTATGTGGAAGTAGTCCTGGACAACGTTAAAG AGTCATGTGTGAGCAGTAGTCGATGGTGA
- the fnbp1b gene encoding formin-binding protein 1 isoform X10 gives MCLIRTLAHTHTHTHTQRRFCVCDRAADGKQRGDMVVERMGACGSQNKDQFDNLEKHTQWGIDFVEKYSKFVKERSEIEVNYARQIRNLSRKFQPKKSSKEEEENKYSSCRAFLLTLNELNDYAGQHEVVAENLTAQIIAELTKYTQELKSERKSHFQDGRKAQQHIENSWKQLESCKRRFERDCKEAERAQQYFEKLDADINVTKLDVEKARQQAQMRQQMASESKEEYSNYLQKFNQEQNQHYYTTIPNIFQRIQDMEEKRIERLAECMRRFADEDRKILPIVGHCLDGMTKAAESIEAKADSKQVVEQFKSGFEPPSDVEFEDYGQTMKRTVSETSLSNSRGESKPEKPGRSKGKLWPFIKKNKLMTLLTSPPPAPPPPAPSSSSCSHTPSPSAVPNDPQSPRQSKEPLTHRLNDLMSSKSKMHCFRSLKRGLTLNSHMRNLLEGSGPEDFSHLPPEQRRKKLQAKIDELNKEIHKEMDQRDALTKMKDVYIKNPQMGDPASLDPRLGEIAQNIDRLQTEAQKFEGWLAEVEGRMPIKNDTLKRQSVTYDTQNSNSTVTNNCTPQDRESSPDGSYTEEPSSEPTVKEEDPEFNDDEFDEGLPTIGTCKALYPFEGTNEGTISLVEGELLFVIEEDKGDGWTRVRRNEEEEGYVPTTYVEVVLDNVKESCVSSSRW, from the exons ATGTGTTTAATCCGGacccttgcacacacacacacacacacacacacacagcgacgaTTCTGTGTGTGCGACAGAGCTGCGGACGGGAAGCAACGCGGAGACATGGTGGTGGAGAGAATGGGGGCCTGTGGGAGCCAGAATAAG GATCAGTTTGATAACTTGGAGAAGCACACTCAGTGGGGGATTGACTTTGTGGAGAAGTACTCCAAATTCGTCAAGGAACGTTCAGAGATTGAAGTGAATTATGCACGGCAGATTAG gaatctTTCAAGAAAGTTTCAGCCCAAGAAGAGCTccaaagaggaggaagagaacaA GTACTCGTCGTGTCGTGCGTTCCTGTTAACACTCAACGAACTGAATGACTATGCCGGCCAGCATGAGGTCGTTGCCGAAAACCTGACTGCACAGATCATCGCCGAGCTCACCAAATACACCCAGGAGCTGAAATCAGAGAGGAAGTCG CATTTCCAAGATGGCAGGAAGGCACAGCAACACATCGAGAACAGCTGGAAACAGCTGGAGTCG TGCAAGCGACGGTTTGAGCGGGACTGCAAGGAGGCTGAACGGGCCCAGCAGTACTTTGAGAAGCTAGACGCTGACATCAATGTTACAAAACTTGACGTGGAAAAG GCACGTCAGCAGGCACAGATGAGGCAGCAGATGGCATCTGAGAGTAAAGAGGAATATTCCAACTACCTGCAGAAGTTCAACCAGGAGCAGAACCAGCATTACTACACCACTATACCCAATATCTTCCAG AGGATTCAAGACATGGAGGAGAAGAGGATTGAGCGGTTGGCTGAGTGCATGCGCAGGTTTGCAGATGAGGACCGCAAGATCCTGCCCATTGTGGGCCACTGCCTGGATGGGATGACCAAAGCGGCAGAGTCCATTGAGGCCAAGGCC GACTCGAAGCAGGTTGTGGAGCAGTTCAAGTCCGGCTTTGAGCCGCCCAGCGACGTGGAGTTTGAAGATTACGGCCAGACGATGAAGAGGACGGTCTCAGAGACCAGCCTGTCCAACTCCCGTGGCGAGAGCAAACCAGAGAAACCGGGCAGGAGCAAAGGCAAACTTTGGCCTTTCATCAAAAAGAACAAG CTCATGACCCTGTTAACGTCCCCGCCCccagccccccctccccccgccccctcctcctcctcctgctcgcACACCCCCTCACCTTCTGCTGTTCCCAACGACCCCCAGTCGCCACGGCAATCCAAGGAGCCCCTCACGCACCGCCTCAACGACCTCATGAGCTCCAAATCCAAAATGCACTGCTTCAGGAGCCTCAAGCGCGGG CTCACACTGAACTCTCACATGAGGAACCTGCTGGAG GGTTCTGGACCTGAGGACTTTAGTCATCTGCCCCCAGAACAGAGAAGAAAGAAGCTACAGGCCAAGATAGATGAACTCAACAAAGAAATTCACAAAGAGATGGACCAGAG GGATGCTTTGACTAAGATGAAGGACGTATACATTAAGAATCCTCAGATGGGAGACCCCGCCAGCCTGGACCCCCGTTTGGGAGAGATTGCACAGAATATTGACAGACTGCAGACAGAGGCACAGAAGTTTGAA GGCTGGTTGGCTGAGGTTGAAGGCAGGATGCCAATCAAAAATGACACCCTGAAGAGGCAAAGTGTGACATACGACACACAGAACTCCAATAGCACAGTAACCAACAACTGCACCCCCCAGGACAGAGAGAG cagtCCTGATGGAAGCTACACAGAAGAGCCCAGTTCAGAGCCAACAGTGAAAGAGGAGGACCCTGAATTTAACGATGATGAGTTTGATGAAGGCTTGCCCACCATCGGCACCTGCAAAGCACTCTACCCCTTTGAAG GCACCAATGAAGGCACTATTTCTTTGGTAGAGGGGGAGTTGTTGTTTGTGATAGAAGAGGACAAGGGAGACGGCTGGACGCGAGTTCGACGaaacgaggaggaggagggataTGTACCGACCACGTATGTGGAAGTAGTCCTGGACAACGTTAAAG AGTCATGTGTGAGCAGTAGTCGATGGTGA
- the fnbp1b gene encoding formin-binding protein 1 isoform X20 — MCLIRTLAHTHTHTHTQRRFCVCDRAADGKQRGDMVVERMGACGSQNKDQFDNLEKHTQWGIDFVEKYSKFVKERSEIEVNYARQIRNLSRKFQPKKSSKEEEENKYSSCRAFLLTLNELNDYAGQHEVVAENLTAQIIAELTKYTQELKSERKSHFQDGRKAQQHIENSWKQLESCKRRFERDCKEAERAQQYFEKLDADINVTKLDVEKARQQAQMRQQMASESKEEYSNYLQKFNQEQNQHYYTTIPNIFQRIQDMEEKRIERLAECMRRFADEDRKILPIVGHCLDGMTKAAESIEAKADSKQVVEQFKSGFEPPSDVEFEDYGQTMKRTVSETSLSNSRGESKPEKPGRSKGKLWPFIKKNKGSGPEDFSHLPPEQRRKKLQAKIDELNKEIHKEMDQRDALTKMKDVYIKNPQMGDPASLDPRLGEIAQNIDRLQTEAQKFEGWLAEVEGRMPIKNDTLKRQSVTYDTQNSNSTVTNNCTPQDRESSPDGSYTEEPSSEPTVKEEDPEFNDDEFDEGLPTIGTCKALYPFEGTNEGTISLVEGELLFVIEEDKGDGWTRVRRNEEEEGYVPTTYVEVVLDNVKESCVSSSRW, encoded by the exons ATGTGTTTAATCCGGacccttgcacacacacacacacacacacacacacagcgacgaTTCTGTGTGTGCGACAGAGCTGCGGACGGGAAGCAACGCGGAGACATGGTGGTGGAGAGAATGGGGGCCTGTGGGAGCCAGAATAAG GATCAGTTTGATAACTTGGAGAAGCACACTCAGTGGGGGATTGACTTTGTGGAGAAGTACTCCAAATTCGTCAAGGAACGTTCAGAGATTGAAGTGAATTATGCACGGCAGATTAG gaatctTTCAAGAAAGTTTCAGCCCAAGAAGAGCTccaaagaggaggaagagaacaA GTACTCGTCGTGTCGTGCGTTCCTGTTAACACTCAACGAACTGAATGACTATGCCGGCCAGCATGAGGTCGTTGCCGAAAACCTGACTGCACAGATCATCGCCGAGCTCACCAAATACACCCAGGAGCTGAAATCAGAGAGGAAGTCG CATTTCCAAGATGGCAGGAAGGCACAGCAACACATCGAGAACAGCTGGAAACAGCTGGAGTCG TGCAAGCGACGGTTTGAGCGGGACTGCAAGGAGGCTGAACGGGCCCAGCAGTACTTTGAGAAGCTAGACGCTGACATCAATGTTACAAAACTTGACGTGGAAAAG GCACGTCAGCAGGCACAGATGAGGCAGCAGATGGCATCTGAGAGTAAAGAGGAATATTCCAACTACCTGCAGAAGTTCAACCAGGAGCAGAACCAGCATTACTACACCACTATACCCAATATCTTCCAG AGGATTCAAGACATGGAGGAGAAGAGGATTGAGCGGTTGGCTGAGTGCATGCGCAGGTTTGCAGATGAGGACCGCAAGATCCTGCCCATTGTGGGCCACTGCCTGGATGGGATGACCAAAGCGGCAGAGTCCATTGAGGCCAAGGCC GACTCGAAGCAGGTTGTGGAGCAGTTCAAGTCCGGCTTTGAGCCGCCCAGCGACGTGGAGTTTGAAGATTACGGCCAGACGATGAAGAGGACGGTCTCAGAGACCAGCCTGTCCAACTCCCGTGGCGAGAGCAAACCAGAGAAACCGGGCAGGAGCAAAGGCAAACTTTGGCCTTTCATCAAAAAGAACAAG GGTTCTGGACCTGAGGACTTTAGTCATCTGCCCCCAGAACAGAGAAGAAAGAAGCTACAGGCCAAGATAGATGAACTCAACAAAGAAATTCACAAAGAGATGGACCAGAG GGATGCTTTGACTAAGATGAAGGACGTATACATTAAGAATCCTCAGATGGGAGACCCCGCCAGCCTGGACCCCCGTTTGGGAGAGATTGCACAGAATATTGACAGACTGCAGACAGAGGCACAGAAGTTTGAA GGCTGGTTGGCTGAGGTTGAAGGCAGGATGCCAATCAAAAATGACACCCTGAAGAGGCAAAGTGTGACATACGACACACAGAACTCCAATAGCACAGTAACCAACAACTGCACCCCCCAGGACAGAGAGAG cagtCCTGATGGAAGCTACACAGAAGAGCCCAGTTCAGAGCCAACAGTGAAAGAGGAGGACCCTGAATTTAACGATGATGAGTTTGATGAAGGCTTGCCCACCATCGGCACCTGCAAAGCACTCTACCCCTTTGAAG GCACCAATGAAGGCACTATTTCTTTGGTAGAGGGGGAGTTGTTGTTTGTGATAGAAGAGGACAAGGGAGACGGCTGGACGCGAGTTCGACGaaacgaggaggaggagggataTGTACCGACCACGTATGTGGAAGTAGTCCTGGACAACGTTAAAG AGTCATGTGTGAGCAGTAGTCGATGGTGA
- the fnbp1b gene encoding formin-binding protein 1 isoform X18 — protein MCLIRTLAHTHTHTHTQRRFCVCDRAADGKQRGDMVVERMGACGSQNKDQFDNLEKHTQWGIDFVEKYSKFVKERSEIEVNYARQIRNLSRKFQPKKSSKEEEENKYSSCRAFLLTLNELNDYAGQHEVVAENLTAQIIAELTKYTQELKSERKSHFQDGRKAQQHIENSWKQLESCKRRFERDCKEAERAQQYFEKLDADINVTKLDVEKARQQAQMRQQMASESKEEYSNYLQKFNQEQNQHYYTTIPNIFQRIQDMEEKRIERLAECMRRFADEDRKILPIVGHCLDGMTKAAESIEAKADSKQVVEQFKSGFEPPSDVEFEDYGQTMKRTVSETSLSNSRGESKPEKPGRSKGKLWPFIKKNKLSLKLLTLNSHMRNLLEGSGPEDFSHLPPEQRRKKLQAKIDELNKEIHKEMDQRDALTKMKDVYIKNPQMGDPASLDPRLGEIAQNIDRLQTEAQKFEGWLAEVEGRMPIKNDTLKRQSVTYDTQNSNSTVTNNCTPQDRESSPDGSYTEEPSSEPTVKEEDPEFNDDEFDEGLPTIGTCKALYPFEGTNEGTISLVEGELLFVIEEDKGDGWTRVRRNEEEEGYVPTTYVEVVLDNVKESCVSSSRW, from the exons ATGTGTTTAATCCGGacccttgcacacacacacacacacacacacacacagcgacgaTTCTGTGTGTGCGACAGAGCTGCGGACGGGAAGCAACGCGGAGACATGGTGGTGGAGAGAATGGGGGCCTGTGGGAGCCAGAATAAG GATCAGTTTGATAACTTGGAGAAGCACACTCAGTGGGGGATTGACTTTGTGGAGAAGTACTCCAAATTCGTCAAGGAACGTTCAGAGATTGAAGTGAATTATGCACGGCAGATTAG gaatctTTCAAGAAAGTTTCAGCCCAAGAAGAGCTccaaagaggaggaagagaacaA GTACTCGTCGTGTCGTGCGTTCCTGTTAACACTCAACGAACTGAATGACTATGCCGGCCAGCATGAGGTCGTTGCCGAAAACCTGACTGCACAGATCATCGCCGAGCTCACCAAATACACCCAGGAGCTGAAATCAGAGAGGAAGTCG CATTTCCAAGATGGCAGGAAGGCACAGCAACACATCGAGAACAGCTGGAAACAGCTGGAGTCG TGCAAGCGACGGTTTGAGCGGGACTGCAAGGAGGCTGAACGGGCCCAGCAGTACTTTGAGAAGCTAGACGCTGACATCAATGTTACAAAACTTGACGTGGAAAAG GCACGTCAGCAGGCACAGATGAGGCAGCAGATGGCATCTGAGAGTAAAGAGGAATATTCCAACTACCTGCAGAAGTTCAACCAGGAGCAGAACCAGCATTACTACACCACTATACCCAATATCTTCCAG AGGATTCAAGACATGGAGGAGAAGAGGATTGAGCGGTTGGCTGAGTGCATGCGCAGGTTTGCAGATGAGGACCGCAAGATCCTGCCCATTGTGGGCCACTGCCTGGATGGGATGACCAAAGCGGCAGAGTCCATTGAGGCCAAGGCC GACTCGAAGCAGGTTGTGGAGCAGTTCAAGTCCGGCTTTGAGCCGCCCAGCGACGTGGAGTTTGAAGATTACGGCCAGACGATGAAGAGGACGGTCTCAGAGACCAGCCTGTCCAACTCCCGTGGCGAGAGCAAACCAGAGAAACCGGGCAGGAGCAAAGGCAAACTTTGGCCTTTCATCAAAAAGAACAAG CTTTCTCTCAAGCTG CTCACACTGAACTCTCACATGAGGAACCTGCTGGAG GGTTCTGGACCTGAGGACTTTAGTCATCTGCCCCCAGAACAGAGAAGAAAGAAGCTACAGGCCAAGATAGATGAACTCAACAAAGAAATTCACAAAGAGATGGACCAGAG GGATGCTTTGACTAAGATGAAGGACGTATACATTAAGAATCCTCAGATGGGAGACCCCGCCAGCCTGGACCCCCGTTTGGGAGAGATTGCACAGAATATTGACAGACTGCAGACAGAGGCACAGAAGTTTGAA GGCTGGTTGGCTGAGGTTGAAGGCAGGATGCCAATCAAAAATGACACCCTGAAGAGGCAAAGTGTGACATACGACACACAGAACTCCAATAGCACAGTAACCAACAACTGCACCCCCCAGGACAGAGAGAG cagtCCTGATGGAAGCTACACAGAAGAGCCCAGTTCAGAGCCAACAGTGAAAGAGGAGGACCCTGAATTTAACGATGATGAGTTTGATGAAGGCTTGCCCACCATCGGCACCTGCAAAGCACTCTACCCCTTTGAAG GCACCAATGAAGGCACTATTTCTTTGGTAGAGGGGGAGTTGTTGTTTGTGATAGAAGAGGACAAGGGAGACGGCTGGACGCGAGTTCGACGaaacgaggaggaggagggataTGTACCGACCACGTATGTGGAAGTAGTCCTGGACAACGTTAAAG AGTCATGTGTGAGCAGTAGTCGATGGTGA